A window from Candidatus Schekmanbacteria bacterium encodes these proteins:
- a CDS encoding DNA-binding response regulator, translating to MKNHILIIEDDVKIVRNLKEYLPADEYSITHASDGQKGIEFFNENPPDLILLDIMLPELDGLEVCREIRKKSMVPIIMITAKGEETDVVVGLELGADDYITKPFSMRELLARIKAAIRRSKEMNEISFHSEVVKYPTFSVNIPKREITKGKKKIQLTVTEYNLLSLFMKNPGKVFTRNSLIDFEKGKDNSPYDRSIDSHISHLRQKIEDDPKHPKYIKTVWGVGYKFDPDDV from the coding sequence ATGAAAAATCATATCCTCATAATAGAAGATGATGTTAAAATAGTACGAAACCTCAAAGAATATCTTCCTGCTGATGAATACTCCATAACCCATGCCTCTGATGGCCAAAAAGGAATCGAATTTTTCAATGAAAATCCGCCGGACCTAATCCTCCTCGATATAATGCTTCCTGAATTGGATGGGCTTGAGGTTTGCCGCGAAATACGAAAAAAGAGTATGGTGCCAATAATAATGATTACGGCAAAAGGAGAAGAAACAGATGTAGTAGTTGGGCTTGAATTAGGTGCTGATGACTACATTACTAAGCCATTCAGTATGAGAGAACTCCTTGCACGAATAAAGGCGGCAATAAGGCGTTCTAAGGAGATGAATGAAATCAGTTTTCATTCAGAAGTCGTCAAATATCCCACATTTTCAGTAAATATTCCTAAAAGGGAAATCACCAAAGGAAAAAAGAAAATTCAACTCACAGTAACAGAATACAATCTGCTTAGTCTTTTTATGAAAAATCCGGGGAAAGTATTTACGCGCAATTCCTTGATTGATTTCGAAAAAGGGAAAGATAATTCTCCCTATGACCGTTCAATCGATTCGCATATAAGCCACCTCAGGCAGAAAATAGAAGACGACCCAAAGCATCCAAAATATATAAAAACCGTTTGGGGCGTTGGATATAAATTCGATCCTGACGATGTTTAA
- a CDS encoding MSMEG_0568 family radical SAM protein, with protein sequence MDIKKLKVNLQSYGIALDDGISVGRASGAGPAGSVTFLINDTQINAPYSENTGKESPYKIIKQNGKFSLMQDGRAICEIKFPPVPKFYKEKTGDDISYKKIALLHGKDCLATTIVQRCELWRKGNKCKFCAIELSLKNGATIAEKKPEDLAEVVRKAEKEDGIEHLTLTSGTSQNFSHLTTFLARCVEKIREKSSIPIHLQVYPFGEYKKPFEILKDAGVDTLGIHIESFDEEIRNRYIPGKSCHSLKEIGEMLKCAVAIFGKNQVTSFIIIGLGETAESVIEGSRWLAQMGVYPFIVPHHPIRGTETYHLGTPTPQYQEKIYVEVSKILDEYGLSSTEVKAGCVKCAACSAIKEFEIKK encoded by the coding sequence TTATGGTATTGCACTTGACGATGGTATTTCGGTCGGCCGTGCAAGCGGCGCAGGCCCTGCGGGAAGCGTAACTTTTCTAATAAACGACACACAAATCAATGCGCCATATTCAGAAAACACAGGTAAAGAAAGCCCATATAAAATTATTAAACAAAACGGGAAATTCTCCCTTATGCAAGATGGCAGAGCCATATGCGAAATAAAGTTTCCTCCAGTCCCAAAATTTTATAAAGAAAAAACTGGCGATGATATCTCTTATAAAAAAATTGCCCTTTTACATGGAAAAGACTGCCTTGCAACAACGATTGTCCAACGATGTGAATTATGGAGGAAAGGTAATAAATGTAAATTTTGCGCCATTGAACTCTCTCTGAAAAATGGCGCTACTATTGCTGAAAAAAAGCCTGAAGATTTAGCCGAAGTAGTAAGAAAAGCTGAAAAAGAGGACGGTATCGAGCATCTCACACTCACATCAGGCACATCTCAAAATTTTTCGCATCTTACAACCTTTCTTGCTCGTTGTGTTGAAAAAATTAGAGAAAAGTCTTCCATCCCGATTCATCTTCAGGTTTATCCATTTGGAGAATACAAAAAGCCCTTTGAGATATTGAAAGATGCAGGCGTAGATACTCTGGGAATTCATATTGAAAGCTTCGATGAAGAGATAAGAAATAGATACATTCCCGGAAAATCCTGCCACAGTTTAAAAGAAATTGGAGAAATGCTCAAATGCGCTGTGGCAATATTCGGCAAGAATCAAGTTACATCCTTTATCATTATAGGGCTTGGGGAAACGGCAGAATCTGTAATAGAAGGAAGTAGATGGCTTGCACAAATGGGAGTCTATCCCTTTATCGTCCCTCATCATCCTATAAGAGGTACAGAAACATACCATCTTGGCACTCCCACTCCTCAATATCAGGAAAAAATTTATGTTGAAGTTTCTAAAATTTTAGATGAATATGGTCTATCATCAACTGAAGTTAAAGCAGGATGTGTAAAATGTGCTGCCTGTTCAGCCATCAAAGAATTTGAAATAAAAAAATGA